One region of Cydia pomonella isolate Wapato2018A chromosome 9, ilCydPomo1, whole genome shotgun sequence genomic DNA includes:
- the LOC133521537 gene encoding UPF0545 protein C22orf39 homolog, with amino-acid sequence MSPSSETSTANEETTKSQVDLDTDTWFIRDCEIYKDEYKECTSFRGRFHQYFIFGETLNCNQWKKDYDNCCKWESDKDEKAATALIESEKARRMERLKAHYRNDIWKKRESPPADWDKPLPEWMQKRQENTYLDHKAKEYREGTLGEAPGEWGCSIM; translated from the exons ATGTCGCCGAGTAGTGAAACAAGTACAGCTAACGAAGAAACGACCAAGAGCCAAGTAGACCTTGATACAGATACGtggttt ATAAGAGACTGTGAAATCTACAAGGATGAATACAAAGAGTGCACAAGCTTCCGTGGCCGTTTCCACCAATACTTCATTTTCGGTGAGACCCTCAACTGCAACCAGTGGAAGAAGGACTATGATAACTGCTGTAAGTGGGAATCTGACAAGGATGAGAAGGCAGCG acagcACTCATAGAGAGTGAAAAGGCGCGTCGGATGGAAAGACTAAAAGCCCACTACAGAAATGATATCTGGAAGAAGCGAGAAAGCCCACCTGCCGACTGGGATAAACCTCTACCTGAGTGGATGCAGAAGAGACAAGAAAACACATATCTGGACCATAAGGCTAAGGAATATAGAGAAGGAACGCTAGGAGAGGCACCTGGAGAATGGGGGTGTTCTATCATGtga
- the LOC133521535 gene encoding peroxisomal targeting signal 1 receptor yields MSLNKLVGGDCGGNNSLVQLSNIVSRDAAISQPLSQTDRFVNEFMAQNSQVPQTFNMNALLNNIPEVDKNGTQQSKHTSPGFVGNRPQLAPWMAGPSSSFIPPQHMLRPFYMPQQPMMQQPQKSNVRIEYVNESDLQKPEDTDVKAKAQEYVDTVKNDDELEYNQFMSFMKRISSGELNLGASTESSQKSRDEIIDEMAEKYKDEWAKLSDGLDSDYWSSEAANGIAEDYSFTEGNVMLENKNALELGKEKLKMGDVPGAVLCFEAACQQQPDSAEAWFMLGTTQAENEQDPLAITALKKSLQIDPRQLEAYITLAAAYTNENMPKYAFMSLIDWLKASPKYSDLLPQDIDPKSLDLKGLEAHVKSLYLRAAQMNPSQIDPDVQNALGVVFNISQEYDKAVDCFKAALMVANTDSKLWNRLGATLANSERSEEAVEAYHEALNLEPGFIRARYNVGITCMNLGAHKQAAEHFLVALNQQYKAKNMFPESTSGDVSSSTIWTTLRMVCSFMGEHEVAKFVDERNLSELNKFFEIE; encoded by the coding sequence ATGTCTTTGAATAAGCTCGTTGGAGGCGACTGCGGGGGCAACAACTCACTTGTTCAGTTGTCTAACATCGTCAGCCGGGATGCGGCTATCTCTCAACCGCTGTCGCAAACAGACAGGTTTGTCAACGAATTTATGGCTCAAAACTCCCAAGTACCACAAACTTTTAACATGAATgctttacttaataatattcCTGAGGTGGACAAAAATGGAACCCAGCAATCTAAGCACACAAGTCCAGGATTCGTCGGGAATAGACCACAACTAGCTCCATGGATGGCAGGTCCTTCATCCTCTTTCATTCCCCCACAGCACATGCTAAGACCATTTTATATGCCTCAACAACCTATGATGCAGCAACCACAGAAATCAAATGTTCGAATTGAATATGTGAATGAATCTGATCTTCAGAAACCTGAGGACACTGATGTTAAAGCAAAAGCTCAGGAGTATGTGGATACTGTAAAGAATGATGATGAATTGGAATATAATCAATTCATGTCATTTATGAAGAGGATAAGTTCAGGGGAGCTTAACTTGGGAGCATCAACTGAGAGTAGTCAGAAGAGCAGAGATGAAATAATTGATGAAATGGCAGAAAAATATAAAGATGAATGGGCCAAGCTGAGTGATGGACTTGACTCAGACTATTGGAGTTCAGAAGCTGCAAATGGTATAGCAGAGGACTATTCATTTACTGAAGGAAATGTCATGCTGGAAAATAAGAATGCCCTTGAATTGGGGAAAGAAAAGTTGAAAATGGGTGATGTTCCTGGGGCTGTGCTATGCTTTGAAGCAGCTTGCCAGCAACAGCCTGACTCAGCAGAAGCATGGTTTATGTTGGGAACAACACAGGCTGAAAATGAACAGGATCCCTTAGCCATTACAGCACTGAAGAAATCCCTACAGATTGATCCCAGACAATTGGAAGCATACATCACACTTGCAGCAGCATACACTAATGAAAACATGCCCAAATATGCATTCATGTCACTAATTGACTGGCTAAAAGCTAGCCCAAAATACAGTGATTTGTTACCTCAGGATATTGATCCTAAGAGCTTAGATTTGAAAGGGCTAGAAGCTCATGTAAAGTCATTGTATCTCAGAGCTGCACAAATGAATCCCTCTCAGATTGATCCTGATGTTCAAAATGCTCTTGGTGTAGTGTTTAATATAAGTCAGGAATATGACAAGGCTGTAGACTGCTTTAAGGCAGCTCTAATGGTTGCCAATACAGACTCAAAGCTGTGGAACAGACTTGGGGCAACATTAGCAAATAGTGAGAGATCTGAAGAGGCAGTTGAGGCTTATCATGAAGCCTTGAACTTAGAGCCAGGGTTTATCAGGGCAAGATACAATGTTGGAATTACTTGTATGAATTTAGGCGCTCACAAGCAGGCGGCTGAGCATTTCCTAGTAGCATTAAACCAACAatataaagctaaaaatatgttCCCTGAATCAACTTCTGGAGATGTCAGTTCGTCAACAATTTGGACAACACTGAGAATGGTGTGTTCATTTATGGGAGAACATGAAGTGGCCAAATTTGTAGATGAGAGAAATTTAAGTGAACTGaataaattctttgaaattGAATAA
- the LOC133521532 gene encoding probable tRNA (uracil-O(2)-)-methyltransferase, with amino-acid sequence MSKHKTREANIPNILFIVKEKKNMLKEIPTTITPSAFWKSVKILITKSHVVNKRVWGSKVLHKCNCKPITSKILNWCLPDQCGKIDKIDNVDLYLDYLLANLQLQQCDISDSDDAVVIILSELLPKNYSDSHAIQLICLEKYRNLVTFYDVTPENKNQIVCPNYSYSLQLNNNMILLKANCDTSSKSLQWLLNTVLPQFVKWGQECVNTKPNSQFCSQSLALVSIDKYYRRYNDLKMKYGKEMVKIWPECTDPSKFVYEDVAIATYLLLLWEEERALQGSNILQSFVDLGCGNGLLVYILSKEGHPGVGIDVRKRQIWDMFGADVKLDEKTITPSDTHLYPDTDWIIGNHSDELTPWIPVISARSSYKCNFFLLPCCAYNFDGTKYQRQNSSKSQYTEYLEHIKQLSEDIGFKTDVDRLKIPSTKRICLLGRGRTYEEKAFEDQCNHIQNLIDKEQVNRNVWINDFKPRDPVEKVKNCTQVDKNLIQSIVGHITNYLLEGCNVSNIWNPGKIADINELVQLLPHDQLKALKSECGGLQTLLKNNHHIFKVQSGKVQLRYPKTIEEVKKDSQYKKNKAKSGSIRIQIRPCWFYNHHPQGCPLSDDKCSFLHAKS; translated from the exons TTTGGAAATCTGTGAAGATCCTGATTACAAAATCTCATGTAGTAAATAAACGAGTATGGGGCAGCAAGGTGTTACACAAATGCAATTGCAAACCAATAACTTCAAAGATTTTAAATTGGTGTTTACCTGATCAGTGTGGAAAAATAGACAAAATAGATAATGTAGATTTATATCTAGACTACTTACTTGCGAATTTACAACTTCAGCAGTGTGATATATCAGATTCTGATGATGCTGTTGTTATCATACTCTCAGAGTTGCTTCCTAAAAATTATAGTGATAGCCACGCAATTCAACTCATTTGTCTAGAAAAATACAGAAATCTAGTTACATTTTATGATGTCACACCAGAAAATAAAAATCAGATTGTATGCCCAAATTACTCTTATTCCTTGCAATTGAATAACAACATGATTCTTCTGAAGGCTAATTGTG ATACAAGCTCCAAGTCACTTCAGTGGCTTTTAAATACAGTGCTGCCACAGTTTGTCAAATGGGGACAAGAGTGTGTGAATACAAAACCTAATTCACAATTTTGTAGTCAATCTCTGGCCTTGGTTTCCATTGATAAATACTACAGAAGgtataatgatttaaaaatgaAGTATGGGAAAGAAATGGTTAAG ATATGGCCTGAATGTACAGACCCTAGTAAGTTTGTTTATGAAGATGTGGCAATAGCcacttacttacttttactcTGGGAAGAGGAAAGAGCACTACAAGGGTCTAACATTCTACAAAGCTTTGTGGACTTGGGCTGTGGAAATGGCTTACTGGTTTATATCTTGTCAAAGGAAGGACATCCTGGAGTTGGTATTgatgttagaaagagacaaatatGGGACATGTTTGGTGCTGATGTAAAATTAGAT GAAAAAACCATTACACCATCTGATACACATCTATATCCCGACACTGATTGGATAATAGGCAATCATTCAGATGAGCTGACCCCATGGATCCCAGTGATTTCAGCAAGAAGCTCCtacaaatgtaattttttcttaCTTCCATGTTGTGCATATAACTTTGATGGTACCAAATATCAAAGGCAAAATTCATCTAAAAGTCAATACACAGAGTATTTGGAACACATAAAACAATTGTCTGAGGACATTGGTTTTAAAACAGATGTTGACAGGTTGAAAATACCCAGCACCAAAAGAATCTGTCTTTTAGGTAGAGGTCGGACATATGAAGAGAAAGCTTTCGAAGATCAATGTAACCATATACAAAATCTTATTGATAAGGAACAAGTGAATAGAAATGTATGGATAAATGATTTTAAGCCTAGAGATCCAGTTGAAAAGGTCAAAAATTGCACTCAGGTAGACAAAAACTTGATACAATCAATTGTGGGTCATATAACCAACTATTTACTTGAGGGTTGTAATGTATCAAATATCTGGAACCCTGGTAAAATTGCTGACATTAATGAGCTAGTACAACTGTTACCACATGATCAACTGAAAGCTTTAAAATCAGAGTGTGGTGGTTTACAAACACTGTTGAAGAACAATCACCACATATTCAAGGTCCAAAGTGGCAAAGTTCAGTTGAGGTATCCTAAAACAATTGAAGAAGTGAAGAAGGATAGTCAgtacaagaaaaataaagctAAGTCTGGAAGCATCAGGATACAGATTCGACCATGTTGGTTTTACAACCATCACCCACAGGGATGCCCACTGTCAGATGACAAGTGCAGTTTCTTACATGCTAAGAGCTGA